A window of Pseudodesulfovibrio sp. JC047 contains these coding sequences:
- a CDS encoding flavodoxin has product MNKTLIVYGSTTGNTESVADDIAKILEKNGRSVEIVSAADVSVDGMANGYETLFLGSSTWGDDEIELQDDFVPLFDDLDKAGLQGKKVAVFGCGDSSYEFFCGAVDAIEEKAESLGAIILGDTLKIDGDPESDEVTAWTESILEKL; this is encoded by the coding sequence ATGAACAAAACGCTGATTGTGTACGGATCAACGACCGGGAATACCGAAAGTGTGGCGGACGATATCGCCAAGATTCTGGAAAAGAACGGACGGTCCGTCGAAATCGTGAGTGCCGCCGATGTGTCGGTGGATGGCATGGCCAACGGGTACGAGACCCTCTTCCTCGGATCATCCACCTGGGGTGATGATGAAATCGAATTGCAGGATGATTTTGTTCCGTTGTTTGATGATTTGGACAAGGCTGGTCTGCAAGGGAAAAAGGTCGCGGTCTTTGGGTGCGGCGATTCTTCCTATGAATTCTTTTGCGGAGCCGTGGATGCCATTGAAGAAAAGGCGGAAAGCCTCGGGGCGATCATACTCGGTGATACCTTGAAAATTGATGGCGATCCTGAAAGTGATGAAGTCACAGCCTGGACTGAAAGCATTCTGGAGAAACTCTAG
- a CDS encoding transporter, which produces MGLSNDNEIHNRLLCLWNAYEEIQHQEIVLKRLIGFFGCLAVAIFVWGVHGAFAGPIMGGGVESEQAIKGRPDTKPVKCIGLVNMSNGIVLPKGKISGSVKYRYVHKNNLYDGSTRKTGTYNGKYDRVNQSVQLTAKAGLFENFEARVMVPFWDKAVDRNYGNPPRSADTNTVQGLGDVVVMGRYALMSQRKGDWMNLAFGAGLKMPTGDSDTKNDFPFSTAHEYMGPGAQLGTGSWDPKFELGATKFFGRSRVDAHFMYTISGDGAHDSRKGNQFKYNFGYGYALNKYFDVELELNGVDQKRHWYDGSAAKSTGGHTIYITPGIHWKFAEKAHLSLGVPIVAYRYLNGQSATPDRNSRYGLGEDFQVVTRLGFCF; this is translated from the coding sequence TTGGGACTCAGCAATGATAATGAAATTCATAATCGATTGCTGTGTCTGTGGAATGCGTATGAAGAAATTCAGCATCAGGAGATCGTTTTGAAACGGCTTATAGGTTTTTTTGGGTGTTTGGCGGTCGCGATTTTTGTGTGGGGAGTCCACGGAGCTTTTGCCGGGCCGATCATGGGTGGCGGTGTCGAGTCCGAGCAGGCCATCAAGGGGCGACCGGATACAAAGCCGGTCAAGTGCATTGGGCTGGTCAACATGTCCAATGGGATTGTTTTGCCCAAGGGGAAGATCTCGGGGAGTGTCAAGTATCGGTATGTTCACAAGAATAATTTGTATGATGGTTCAACGAGAAAAACCGGGACATATAATGGCAAATATGACCGGGTAAATCAGTCGGTGCAATTGACGGCCAAGGCCGGGCTTTTTGAAAATTTCGAGGCCCGGGTCATGGTCCCGTTTTGGGACAAGGCGGTTGATCGCAATTATGGCAACCCGCCGAGGTCCGCCGATACCAACACTGTGCAGGGGCTGGGTGATGTTGTTGTCATGGGGCGGTATGCGCTCATGAGTCAACGCAAAGGTGACTGGATGAACCTCGCCTTTGGGGCCGGTCTCAAGATGCCGACTGGGGATTCGGATACGAAAAATGATTTTCCGTTTTCAACGGCGCATGAATACATGGGACCGGGTGCGCAATTGGGCACAGGCTCGTGGGACCCGAAATTCGAGTTGGGGGCCACCAAGTTCTTTGGACGCTCTCGGGTGGACGCCCATTTCATGTACACGATTTCCGGGGACGGCGCGCACGATTCTCGTAAGGGCAACCAATTCAAATATAACTTTGGCTACGGGTATGCCTTGAACAAGTATTTCGATGTAGAACTCGAACTCAATGGTGTGGACCAGAAGCGGCATTGGTACGACGGCTCGGCAGCGAAAAGCACCGGCGGACACACCATTTACATCACGCCCGGTATTCATTGGAAATTTGCGGAAAAGGCCCACCTGTCTCTGGGTGTTCCCATTGTTGCCTATCGGTATCTCAATGGACAGTCAGCGACCCCGGATCGAAATAGTCGATATGGGCTTGGTGAGGATTTTCAGGTCGTGACCCGACTTGGGTTTTGTTTTTAA
- a CDS encoding DUF4198 domain-containing protein: MKSRSVLKGRISVRQLWGGLGIVVVLLFMVGIDMASAHSLYIQSGRHRVSEGKKTPLFFAYGHHFPVDDGVRANKLDSIKVFRPDGEAVSIAPRAETCLQSQMVEYDVPGTYVLTAETHPGHYTKWVDLKGRNRNSIKPMSAVKDQASKIVKSLYSKQYAKTYVRCGESDGQYLGRVGLPLELVPMQDPTTLKQGNTLILKVFRDGARYTGSGHWDATYGGYSTEAEDLYHPGKDVRGDTFKVSLDQPGKWFIRYFIKTDAPADKKDEYLQSKQTATLVVLVPNERKQPSAKHH; this comes from the coding sequence CTGCTGTTCATGGTCGGAATAGACATGGCTTCGGCACATTCCCTGTATATTCAATCGGGACGGCACCGTGTGAGTGAGGGGAAGAAAACGCCGTTGTTTTTTGCCTATGGCCATCATTTCCCAGTGGATGACGGCGTGCGTGCGAACAAGCTCGATTCTATCAAGGTCTTCAGGCCTGACGGAGAAGCTGTTTCGATTGCCCCTCGTGCGGAAACCTGCCTGCAATCACAGATGGTGGAATATGATGTTCCGGGGACCTATGTCCTGACCGCTGAAACACACCCTGGGCATTATACCAAGTGGGTTGATCTGAAAGGGCGGAACCGGAATTCGATCAAACCCATGAGTGCGGTCAAAGATCAGGCCTCCAAGATCGTGAAGTCCTTGTATAGCAAGCAGTATGCGAAGACATATGTCCGCTGCGGCGAATCGGATGGACAGTATCTTGGTCGTGTGGGATTGCCATTGGAGTTGGTCCCCATGCAGGACCCCACCACATTGAAGCAGGGAAACACGTTGATTCTGAAGGTGTTTCGGGATGGCGCACGCTATACTGGTTCTGGCCATTGGGACGCGACCTACGGCGGGTATTCGACCGAGGCGGAAGATCTGTATCATCCCGGTAAAGATGTCCGAGGCGATACCTTCAAGGTCTCATTGGATCAGCCTGGGAAGTGGTTCATTCGGTATTTTATCAAAACCGATGCCCCTGCGGATAAAAAAGATGAATATTTGCAAAGCAAACAAACGGCCACGTTGGTGGTGTTGGTTCCCAATGAGCGCAAACAGCCGTCGGCCAAGCACCATTAA